One genomic segment of Arachis duranensis cultivar V14167 chromosome 4, aradu.V14167.gnm2.J7QH, whole genome shotgun sequence includes these proteins:
- the LOC127746696 gene encoding putative sucrose transport protein SUC6, producing MDLFRVARRHRFWLCFPSPYLAIAITPVNSGGGNVPLCLRHRALIIFGIGLWMLEISINMNDVCCRDLLDDPANRDQPKIRLAYQFFSFFMAVGNELGYLAALFSRFDVMLAFTVTKACDMFLHKYEKHINFLNPSTVIDGRGCVMHPEQASIT from the exons ATGGACCTCTTTCGTGTGGCTCGTCGGCACCGTTTCTGGCTCTGTTTTCCATCCCCTTACTTAGCTATTGCTATAACACCTGTAAACTCGGGTGGCGGCAATGTCCCTTTATGTTTGCGG CATCGCGCCTTAATTATTTTTGGGATCGGATTATGGATGTTGGAGATTTCGATCAACATGAACGATGTCTGCTGCAGAGATCTCCTTGATGATCCTGCCAACAGAGACCAACCAAAGATCAGACTGGCATACCAGTTCTTCTCATTCTTCATGGCAGTCGGAAACGAACTGGGTTACTTGGCCGCCTTATTTAGTAGATTCGATGTTATGTTGGCATTCACCGTGACAAAAGCATGTGATATGTTCCTGCACAAATATGAAAAGCATATCAATTTTCTCAATCCTTCTACCGTTATTGACGGCCGTGGCTGTGTTATGCATCCAGAACAAGCCAGCATTACATGA